AAGAGATTTTTGACTACCTTCCTAGCGAAGCGCAGATCTTGCTTTTTTCAGCCACGATGCCAGAGCCGATTAAAAGACTAGCGGATAAGATTTTAGAAAACCCTATTAAAATCCATATCGCTCCTTCTAATATCACCAACACCGACATCACCCAACGCTTTTATGTGATCAACGAACATGAAAGATCTGAAGCGATCATGCGCCTTTTAGACACCCAAGCGCCCAAAAAGAGCATTGTTTTCACGCGCACTAAAAAAGAAGCCGATGAATTGCACCAATTCCTTGCTTCTAAAAATTACAAAAGCACCGCCTTGCATGGGGATATGGATCAAAGGGATCGCCGCTCTTCTATCATGGCGTTTAAAAAAAATGACGCTGACGTGTTGGTGGCTACAGATGTGGCGAGCCGTGGGCTAGATATTAGCGGTGTAAGCCATGTGTTTAATTACCATTTGCCCCTAAACACCGAGAGCTATATCCATCGCATTGGGAGAACCGGGCGAGCGGGCAAAAAAGGCATGGCGATCACTTTAGTAACCCCCTTAGAATACAAAGAGCTTTTACGCATGCAAAAAGAAATTGATTCAGAGATTGAGCTTTTTGAAATCCCCACCATTAACGAAAATCAGATCATCAAAACCTTGCATGACGCTAAAGTGTCTGAAGGGACTATCAGTCTTTATGAACAGCTTACCGAAATTTTTGAGCCGTCTCAATTGGTTTTAAAACTTTTGAGTTTGCAGTTTGAAACCAGCAAAATTGGCTTAAACCAGCAAGAAATTGATGCGATTCAAAACCCTAAAGAAAAAACGCCAAAAACCTCTAACAAAAAAACGCACCAGCATGAGCAAGCGCGTTCTTTCAAAAAGGGTCAGCACAAAGACAGACACCCTAAAACAAACCACCATTCTAAAAAACCCAAACGCCGTTAAAATATTTAAAAAGGAAATCCATGCCCATTGATTTGAACGAACATTTAAAAAAGAAAAATTCTCAAAGAGAAACCCCCACGCCTAATACGCCTAATGATGGGGGGCGTTTCATCCCGCCGTCTAATTCTTTTAATTCTAAAAAACTATCGGTTTTAATTGTCATTGTCCTTTTAGGCGTTATCGCTTTTTTGGCCAAGCCTTTTGAAGTGATTAGTTCAGGAGAAATTGGCATTAAAATCACCGCCGGGAAATACGAACCCACCCCCTTACAGCCAGGAATCCACTTTTTTGTGCCTATCATTCAAGACATTCTCATTGTAGATACAAGGATTAGAAATATCAATTTTTCACGCACCGAAGACATGGGCGTGGCGGGTAAAAACCAAGGGATTTTTAGAAACGACGCTATTAATGTGATGGATAGTAGGGGCTTGACCGTTTCTATTGAACTCACCGTGCAATACCGCCTAAACCCTCAAACCACCCCCCAAACGATCGCTACTTATGGCTTATCTTGGGAGCAAAAAATCATCAACCCTGTGGTGCGCGATGTAGTGCGCTCTGTCGTGGGGCGCTACCCGGCTGAAGATTTACCCATTAAGCGCAACGAAATCGCCGCTCTTATCAATAGCGGTATCAATAAAGAAGTTTCTAAGCTCCCCAACACCCCTGTGGAATTAAGCTCTATCCAATTGAGAGAAATCGTCTTGCCCGCTAAGATTAAAGAGCAAATTGAAAAAGTCCAAATCGCGCGCCAAGAATCAGAAAGGGTGAAATATGAGGTGGAGCGCTCTAAACAAGAAGCTCAAAAACAAGCCGCTCTGGCTAAAGGGGAAGCGGACGCTAACAGGATTAAGGCTCAGGGCGTGGCTGATGCGATCGTGATTGAGGCTAAGGCAAAATCTCAAGCCAATTTAAGCATTTCACAAAGTTTGAGCGACAAACTTTTAAGACTGCGCCAAATTGAAGTTCAAGGCCAGTTTAATGAAGCGTTAAAAACGAACAACAACGCTCAAATCATGCTCACTCCAGGTGGGGCTGTGCCTAACATTTGGATTGACACTAAAAGTAAGGTTAAATCTAGCGTTGCCGAGACTAAAGAGCCTTAAAAACGCATGGCGTCTCTTGCCTTTGTTCAAGCTTTTTTAGAGTCTTTTAAGGGATTTTTAAGCCAAGCGACCTTAATTAGCGTTTTAATAGCGAGCGTTTTAATCCTTTTTTGCGCGATTTTGCTCCTTTTGGCTCTGCTTTTAAGAAACCGCTGGGCCAGTTATATAACAACAGCAGCTTTTTTGGGCACGTTTTTAAGCATGCCTTTTGTTTTGAACGTTTTACTCACTCAAGCGATTTACCCCATAGAAACGCGCATCTTGCACGCTAACCCTTTAAGTTATAGCAACGCCTTTTCTTTGCAAGTGGGAGTCAAAAATATTTCCAAATTCAGTCTAAACAAATGCGTTTTACGCCTAGAAGTCCTTAAAAACCCTCACAATTTTGTGGAAGAGCGAGCTTTTAAATGGTTTGTCAAAAAAAGCTATGAAAAAATTTTTAAAGAAAAGATTTTGCCCAAAGAATCCAAAGTCTTTTCATTCTTTATTGACGACTACCCTTATTCAAAAACAGCCCCTTATCAAGTTTCTTCGTTTTGTTTATAGAAAATGAAAAGATAACGCCCATGCGTTTGAGTATTTTTTAAGAGCTAGCCCCCTTAAAGCCTAGATTCCAACAAACGCTTGGTATAAGCGTGCTTAGGGTTGTCAAACACTTCTTCAATAGCGCCTGTTTCTACGATTTTCCCCTCACTCACCACTAACACCCTATCGCAAAAAGCTTTGATCACATCTAAATCATGGCTGATAAACAAATAGCTCAAATCCTGCTTTTCTTGTAAATTCAACAATAATTCCAACACGCTTTTTTGAATGCTCTTATCCAAAGCGGAAGTGGGCTCATCTAAAAGAATGATTTTAGGTTTTAAGGCAATCGCTCTAGCGATCGCCACTCTTTGGCGCTCCCCTCCGCTGAGCTCATAAGCGTAAAAGTCAAGCAATTCAGGGTTTAAACACACTTCTTCTAAACAAAGTTCAGCTAAATGGTACCATTCTTGTTGTGAAGCCTTAGGGTAAGCAAAGCGCAAAGCTTCTATTAAAATACTTTGAATGCTTAAGCGAGGGTTTAATGAGGCGTAAGGGTCTTGAAACACCATTTGCAAGATCTTGCGGTAGGGTTTGAACGCCTTAGAATTTAAAAGCCCCACGCTTTGGCCTAAAATCTTTTCTTCCCCGCTATTTAAAGCGAGTTTTAAAAGCCCTAACGCTAAAGAGCTTTTCCCGCTCCCGCTTTCGCCAATGATGCCGATGTTTTCTTTAGCTTTGAGGGAAAAATCCACTGATGCGATAAGGGGTTTTTTTAAAGAAGATCTAAAGAAGCGTTTTTGCAAGTAATAAACGCTAAAATCCTTCACCTCTAAAAGCGTCTCGTCTAGCGCTTTTAAGTTTTTAGCGGGCAAATTTGAAGCCTGAATCAAGAGTTTTGAATATTCGTGCTTGGGGTCATTAAAAAGCTCTTTGGTGGAATTGGTTTCTACTATCTCGCCTTTTTTTAGCACATAAACCCTATCAGCCAATCGTTTAACCGCTTTTAAATCATGGCTAATGAATAAAAGGGCGATGTTTTTTTCCACGCTCAATTGCTTGAGCAAGTCTAAAATTTGGTTTTGGATTTGTGCATCTAGCGCGGTGGTAGGCTCATCGCAAATGAGCAGTTTGGGCACATTAATGATCCCCATAGCGATACACACCCTTTGGCGTTGCCCTCCGCTCAATTCATAAGGGTAACGATCCAAAAATTTTTCATCTAATTGGACTTGTTTCATGGCGTTTAAAACTTGTTCTTTAAGGAGCGTTTGAGAAGCGTTTTTATGGTGTAAGAAATAGGCTTCACTCATTTGCTTGCCGATTTTATGCAAGGGGTTTAGGCTGGATAGGGGGTCTTGAGCGATGTAAGCGATAATATTCCCCCTTAAATGCTGCATGAACGCTTCGCTTTCCTTTAAAAGATTGGTTGTTTCAAACAGGATTTCGCCATTATGAGGCTTGAATCTAGGGTTTAAACGCATGATGAGATTAGCGATAGAGCTTTTACCGCTCCCGCTCTCGCCCACGATCGCCACCCTTTCACCATAACTTAAAGAAATATTGATGTTTTGGAGCGAAAAATGCGCGTTTAAAACGCAGTTTAAATTCTTGATTTCTAGCATGTAACCCCCTTATTTGAGCATGTTAGCGTTGAAAGCATCGCGCACCCCTTCGCCAATGAACACCAAAACAGAAAGCAACAAACTGATGGCTACAAAGGCTACAACCGCTAAATGAGGCGTAGTGAGGTTATCCTTGCCTTGATTGACCAATTCGCCCAAACTCGCGCTCCCTATAGGCATGCCAAAACCCAAGAAATCTAAAGACACTAAAGTGGAAATGCTAGCCGCCATTAAAAAAGGAATGTAAGTGATCGTTGCCACTAAAGCGTTGGGTAACACATGGTAGAAAATGATTTTTAAATCATTCACCCCAAGCGCTCTAGCGGCTTTGGTGTAGTCCATATTCCTTGCTTTTAAAAATTCCGTGCGCACGACTTGAGAAAGCCCCATCCAGCTAAAGAGCAAGACTAAAAACAAGATGATCCAAAAATTAGAATTGAACGCGCTAGAAATTACAATGAGTAAAAAAAGCATGGGAATGGCACTCCAAATCTCGCTCAACCTTTGCCCCACTAAATCTATTAACCCTCCATAATACCCCTGAAACGCTCCCAAACTCACGCCAATAAGAACGCTAAAAAGGGTGAGTAAAATCCCAAACACTAACGAAACACGATAGCCATAAACAAGCCTAGCTAACACGTCTCTGGCTTGATCGTCTGTGCCTAAAAGGTGTTTGAAGCTTGGGGGGGTGGGGGCAGGCGAGTCTAAATCCATAATGATCGTATCATAGCTATAAGGGATGAGCACATGGATGATGAAAGCGTCTTTTAAAAGCGTGTTTTTCACATAAGGATCGTTATAATCCGTAGGGGTGAAAAAATCGCCTCCAAACTCCACTTCCGCATAATTTTTAAACATGGGGAAATACGCTTTATTGTCTTTATAGATGAATAAAGGGCGATCATTCACCCACAAGGGGGCTAAAAGAGAAAGCGCTAATAAAGCGATAAAAAGATAGAGCGAAAACACCGCCCGCTTATTCTTTTTGAAACTAAGAATGCGCATTTTAAACAAACTGCTCACGCTCAAACTCCCTTGATGAAAAACAATTCCTAAGATTATAATTAATTATGGGTAATACTAGCAAGAAAACGGGTTTGATCAATAAAGAAAAAGGATAAGCGTAATAAATGATGGTGGAGTGTAGGGGGTTCGAACCCCTGACCTCAACGCTGCCAGCGTTGCACTCTCCCAACTGAGCTAACACCCCAAATAAAATTAAGCGAGCATTATAACATTTTGCTTAAAAGATGTCAATTTGATGCTTTTTTGAAACACTTAATAGCAAATTAAGAATGATTATCTTAAAATTAGAAAGTTTCTTTTATGGATTAAGTAAAATCACTTATCAAAGCAAAAAGGATATTTTTGAAAAACCACTCCTTTAAAAAAACGATCGCTCTTTCCTTACTAGCGGGCATGTCTTTGTGTAACGCTGAAGAAGATGGGGCGTTTTTTGTCATAGATTATCAAACGAGTTTGGCCAGACAGGAATTGAAAAATCCAGGCTTCACCCAAGCGCAAGAATTAAAGCAGTTAATCAGAGATGGGGCTGTGAGGTTGCAAACTTCTGCCATTCCCTTATCTTATTATTTGGATATTTTAGGGAATAAAACAAAAATTCTTTTGAGTGAAAGCCTGAAAAACGGCTCACAAACGCAACCATCGCAACCAAACCAAGCACAACCAAACCAAGCCTTAGTCAATTTAGAACAATCTCTAGGGATTTTAGGAAAGCTATTGGATCTATCCCAGCAATACGCCAATCAGGGTGTCATTAAGCCTTTGGTGGTGGATGTGAAGGGTCAAGAAGTCGGTATCACTGATAGCATGCTCTTAGTGGCTCAAAACATCGTTTTAGCTTTAGGGCAAGTGGATTTGAGCAAAATCCAACAAAACAATAACGAACAGCTATACGAAAATATTATGAAAGTCATGCTTTTAGGCGCAGGCGGGACTAATGGAGCGTATAATGGCGTGAGCGTGGGCGATATTGCCACAGGCATGCAAAATTTTTCTTCGCAAACGGGCTTGATAGGGGCTAATTCTACGGTGAGCGAACTCAACGCTTTGATTAAGAGCGGGATTTCTTTAGATCGTGAGACTT
This is a stretch of genomic DNA from Helicobacter pylori. It encodes these proteins:
- a CDS encoding DEAD/DEAH box helicase, with the protein product MELNQPPLPTEIDDDAYHKPSFNDLGLKESVLKSVYEAGFTSPSPIQEKAIPAVLQGRDVIAQAQTGTGKTAAFALPIINNLKNNHTIEALVITPTRELAMQISDEIFKLGKHTRTKTVCVYGGQSVKKQCEFIKKNPQVMIATPGRLLDHLKNERIHKFVPKVVVLDESDEMLDMGFLDDIEEIFDYLPSEAQILLFSATMPEPIKRLADKILENPIKIHIAPSNITNTDITQRFYVINEHERSEAIMRLLDTQAPKKSIVFTRTKKEADELHQFLASKNYKSTALHGDMDQRDRRSSIMAFKKNDADVLVATDVASRGLDISGVSHVFNYHLPLNTESYIHRIGRTGRAGKKGMAITLVTPLEYKELLRMQKEIDSEIELFEIPTINENQIIKTLHDAKVSEGTISLYEQLTEIFEPSQLVLKLLSLQFETSKIGLNQQEIDAIQNPKEKTPKTSNKKTHQHEQARSFKKGQHKDRHPKTNHHSKKPKRR
- a CDS encoding outer membrane protein, which codes for MKNHSFKKTIALSLLAGMSLCNAEEDGAFFVIDYQTSLARQELKNPGFTQAQELKQLIRDGAVRLQTSAIPLSYYLDILGNKTKILLSESLKNGSQTQPSQPNQAQPNQALVNLEQSLGILGKLLDLSQQYANQGVIKPLVVDVKGQEVGITDSMLLVAQNIVLALGQVDLSKIQQNNNEQLYENIMKVMLLGAGGTNGAYNGVSVGDIATGMQNFSSQTGLIGANSTVSELNALIKSGISLDRETLRLGSFIEKNICSSASSCFSGNQLIYKKGLDRVINIINASLGQFESSASSLYKISYIPNLFSLKDYQSASMNGFGAKMGYKQFFTHKKNIGLRYYGFLDYGYANFGDTNLKVGANLVTYGVGTDFLYNVYERSRRRERTTIGLFFGAQIAGQTWSTNVTNLLSGQRPDVKSSSFQFLFDLGVRTNFAKTNFNKHRLDQGIEFGVKIPVIAHKYFATQGSSASYMRNFSFYVGYSVGF
- a CDS encoding ABC transporter permease; protein product: MSSLFKMRILSFKKNKRAVFSLYLFIALLALSLLAPLWVNDRPLFIYKDNKAYFPMFKNYAEVEFGGDFFTPTDYNDPYVKNTLLKDAFIIHVLIPYSYDTIIMDLDSPAPTPPSFKHLLGTDDQARDVLARLVYGYRVSLVFGILLTLFSVLIGVSLGAFQGYYGGLIDLVGQRLSEIWSAIPMLFLLIVISSAFNSNFWIILFLVLLFSWMGLSQVVRTEFLKARNMDYTKAARALGVNDLKIIFYHVLPNALVATITYIPFLMAASISTLVSLDFLGFGMPIGSASLGELVNQGKDNLTTPHLAVVAFVAISLLLSVLVFIGEGVRDAFNANMLK
- a CDS encoding prohibitin family protein; translated protein: MPIDLNEHLKKKNSQRETPTPNTPNDGGRFIPPSNSFNSKKLSVLIVIVLLGVIAFLAKPFEVISSGEIGIKITAGKYEPTPLQPGIHFFVPIIQDILIVDTRIRNINFSRTEDMGVAGKNQGIFRNDAINVMDSRGLTVSIELTVQYRLNPQTTPQTIATYGLSWEQKIINPVVRDVVRSVVGRYPAEDLPIKRNEIAALINSGINKEVSKLPNTPVELSSIQLREIVLPAKIKEQIEKVQIARQESERVKYEVERSKQEAQKQAALAKGEADANRIKAQGVADAIVIEAKAKSQANLSISQSLSDKLLRLRQIEVQGQFNEALKTNNNAQIMLTPGGAVPNIWIDTKSKVKSSVAETKEP
- a CDS encoding DUF2393 domain-containing protein, which codes for MASLAFVQAFLESFKGFLSQATLISVLIASVLILFCAILLLLALLLRNRWASYITTAAFLGTFLSMPFVLNVLLTQAIYPIETRILHANPLSYSNAFSLQVGVKNISKFSLNKCVLRLEVLKNPHNFVEERAFKWFVKKSYEKIFKEKILPKESKVFSFFIDDYPYSKTAPYQVSSFCL
- a CDS encoding ABC transporter ATP-binding protein, whose protein sequence is MLEIKNLNCVLNAHFSLQNINISLSYGERVAIVGESGSGKSSIANLIMRLNPRFKPHNGEILFETTNLLKESEAFMQHLRGNIIAYIAQDPLSSLNPLHKIGKQMSEAYFLHHKNASQTLLKEQVLNAMKQVQLDEKFLDRYPYELSGGQRQRVCIAMGIINVPKLLICDEPTTALDAQIQNQILDLLKQLSVEKNIALLFISHDLKAVKRLADRVYVLKKGEIVETNSTKELFNDPKHEYSKLLIQASNLPAKNLKALDETLLEVKDFSVYYLQKRFFRSSLKKPLIASVDFSLKAKENIGIIGESGSGKSSLALGLLKLALNSGEEKILGQSVGLLNSKAFKPYRKILQMVFQDPYASLNPRLSIQSILIEALRFAYPKASQQEWYHLAELCLEEVCLNPELLDFYAYELSGGERQRVAIARAIALKPKIILLDEPTSALDKSIQKSVLELLLNLQEKQDLSYLFISHDLDVIKAFCDRVLVVSEGKIVETGAIEEVFDNPKHAYTKRLLESRL